A genomic segment from Gossypium hirsutum isolate 1008001.06 chromosome D04, Gossypium_hirsutum_v2.1, whole genome shotgun sequence encodes:
- the LOC107955173 gene encoding probable 2-oxoglutarate-dependent dioxygenase At5g05600, whose product MNKLHDWPEPVIRVQSLSESGLKSIPERYIKPATDRPSLNVEEDPSNMDVNIPIIDLTGLSEDGNNLPQSTMDQISLACREWGFFQVVNHGVCPGFMDQVRETWRSFFHLPMEMKQAYANSPKTYEGYGSRLGIEKGAILDWSDYYYLHYLPLTLKDYNKWPAPPDSCREVIDEYGKELVKLGGRIMKVLSISLGLKEDRLQNAFGGDNFGACLRVNFYPKCPQPELALGLSSHSDPGGLTLLLTDHQVPGLQVRKDDKWITVKPAPHAFIVNIGDQIQVLSNANYKSVEHRVIVNSDMERLSLGFFYNPKSDIPIQPMEELVSTDKPAFYSPMTFDEYRLFIRLRGPKGKSQIESLHSPR is encoded by the exons ATGAACAAGTTACACGACTGGCCTGAACCAGTAATCCGAGTCCAATCCTTGTCCGAAAGTGGCCTAAAAAGCATTCCAGAAAGATATATAAAACCAGCTACGGACAGACCTTCGTTAAACGTGGAAGAAGACCCTTCGAACATGGATGTAAATATTCCAATAATCGATCTTACAGGCTTGTCGGAAGACGGAAACAATCTGCCTCAATCAACGATGGATCAAATTTCATTGGCTTGTCGGGAGTGGGGTTTTTTTCAGGTTGTGAACCATGGAGTTTGCCCTGGATTCATGGATCAAGTACGAGAAACTTGGCGTAGTTTTTTCCATTTACCTATGGAGATGAAACAAGCTTATGCTAACTCACCCAAGACTTATGAAGGTTATGGTAGCAGATTAGGGATTGAAAAAGGTGCCATTCTTGATTGGAGTGATTATTATTATCTTCACTATCTTCCTTTAACTCTCAAAGACTATAACAAATGGCCTGCACCTCCTGATTCTTGCAG GGAAGTAATTGATGAATATGGGAAGGAACTGGTGAAGTTGGGTGGGAGAATAATGAAGGTTTTATCGATAAGCCTTGGATTAAAAGAGGACCGTCTCCAAAATGCATTCGGTGGAGACAACTTTGGGGCATGTCTAAGGGTTAACTTTTATCCCAAATGTCCACAGCCTGAGTTGGCTCTTGGCTTGTCATCCCACTCCGACCCCGGTGGTTTAACCCTTCTCTTAACCGACCATCAAGTCCCCGGTCTTCAAGTCCGAAAAGACGACAAATGGATCACCGTTAAACCTGCCCCACATGCATTTATCGTCAACATCGGTGATCAAATACAG GTCCTAAGCAATGCCAATTACAAGAGTGTAGAGCACAGAGTGATAGTAAATTCGGACATGGAAAGACTGTCATTGGGGTTCTTTTACAATCCAAAGAGCGATATACCCATACAACCAATGGAAGAGCTAGTTTCAACAGATAAACCGGCGTTCTATTCACCAATGACATTCGATGAATATCGACTTTTCATCAGACTAAGAGGTCCCAAGGGCAAGTCtcaaattgaatcactacattCTCCTAGATGA